In Bacillus toyonensis BCT-7112, a single window of DNA contains:
- a CDS encoding alpha/beta fold hydrolase, which yields MLFRSCTPQFYNENKQLIPNSIATMESVMINNRKQFLLMRGQNVEQPILLCCHGGPGMAQIGFIRHFQKELEKHFIVINWDQRGAGKSFSMKDFGANFTIEQFVSDAKEVIQYVLKRFNKQKLFLAGHSWGSIIGLNIAHQYPKYIEAYIGIGQIVHMKQNEELLYQHLIHSAKKHDHKKALASLLKLGKPPFLDTRRLIIQRKWLGTFGGAIQNGSSFSFIRKGFFSPEYTLLDWFKFLAGNLKSGVLWEEMLTIDFFSSISSLSIPVYFCSGRYDYQTPYALVQEYCDVIEAPIKKMIWFPNSAHSPDLEEPELFANSLQSIKQELSFHH from the coding sequence ATGCTTTTTCGTAGCTGTACCCCACAGTTCTATAATGAAAATAAACAACTCATTCCTAATAGTATTGCTACGATGGAAAGCGTTATGATTAACAACCGAAAACAATTCCTCCTCATGCGTGGTCAAAACGTAGAACAGCCTATTTTATTATGCTGTCACGGCGGACCTGGCATGGCACAAATCGGATTTATTCGCCATTTCCAAAAAGAATTAGAGAAGCACTTTATCGTTATTAATTGGGATCAACGCGGGGCAGGTAAATCCTTTTCAATGAAAGATTTCGGAGCAAATTTCACAATCGAACAATTCGTTTCCGATGCAAAAGAAGTGATTCAATATGTACTTAAAAGGTTCAACAAACAAAAACTATTTCTCGCTGGTCATTCTTGGGGAAGTATTATTGGGCTTAACATAGCACATCAATATCCAAAATATATCGAGGCTTACATCGGTATAGGGCAAATTGTACATATGAAACAAAATGAAGAATTGCTATATCAACATTTAATTCATTCTGCCAAAAAACATGATCATAAAAAAGCATTAGCTTCCCTTTTAAAATTAGGCAAACCACCATTTTTAGATACGAGACGTCTTATTATTCAAAGAAAGTGGCTTGGCACATTTGGAGGCGCAATCCAAAACGGATCTTCCTTTTCTTTCATACGAAAAGGTTTCTTTTCTCCTGAGTATACGCTATTAGATTGGTTCAAGTTTCTCGCAGGAAATTTAAAATCTGGCGTTTTATGGGAAGAAATGCTGACAATCGATTTTTTTTCGTCTATTTCAAGTTTATCTATTCCGGTATATTTTTGTTCTGGTCGCTATGATTATCAAACTCCGTATGCACTCGTTCAAGAATATTGTGATGTTATTGAAGCACCCATAAAGAAAATGATTTGGTTTCCAAATTCAGCACATTCTCCTGATCTAGAAGAACCAGAACTATTTGCTAATTCTTTACAATCCATCAAACAAGAGCTATCTTTTCATCATTAA
- a CDS encoding GNAT family N-acetyltransferase — protein sequence MVHIKKITSTMKEKIRMFMCENWGSSLMVSRGKGHQLEELPGFVAFLDDRIIGIITYEVTGNLCEIVSLDSFQERKGIGTKLVDCVLQVAQEAQCQGVWLITTNDNMNALRFYQKRNFMMTNLYVNAVEEARKIKQEIPRIGYDNIPILHEIQMEYRLLK from the coding sequence ATGGTGCATATAAAAAAAATTACATCAACAATGAAAGAAAAAATCCGAATGTTCATGTGTGAAAACTGGGGGAGCTCATTGATGGTTTCGCGTGGTAAGGGGCATCAGTTAGAAGAGCTACCAGGATTTGTTGCGTTTTTAGATGACAGAATAATCGGAATTATAACGTATGAAGTGACTGGGAATTTGTGTGAAATTGTATCGTTAGATAGTTTTCAAGAAAGGAAGGGGATCGGGACGAAGCTTGTGGATTGCGTATTGCAAGTTGCTCAAGAAGCACAGTGCCAAGGAGTTTGGCTCATTACAACAAATGATAATATGAACGCGTTACGCTTTTATCAAAAACGTAATTTCATGATGACAAATTTATATGTAAATGCAGTAGAAGAGGCGCGAAAAATAAAGCAAGAAATTCCGCGCATTGGATATGATAATATCCCGATTTTACATGAAATTCAGATGGAGTATCGTTTATTGAAATGA
- a CDS encoding bifunctional metallophosphatase/5'-nucleotidase, translated as MWKKIIPAVAVLSTITFSSVFAAPPSQTPAEQNRYIDVQMLGINDFHGQLDTVKKINNKEAGGADYLATYLKERKKQNPNTLLVHAGDIVGASPPVSALLQDEPTIEFLNDLKFDVGTIGNHEFDEGIDEMKRLIYGGYHEKTGNFKGANFPYVAANFYNKSTGRLFLPPFTVKMVDGVPVGFIGVVTTDTPNVVMPTMLKNVQITDEVEAINKSTQQLKRLGVKSIVVLAHVGGTTDESGITNGDLNRIANEADPEVDVIFGGHSHTYVNGTVNNKLIVQANSYGMAFSDVDVTIDRKTKDIVKKKAEVVTTYHEGVEPDKQVKQKLDQYKEKIAPLVNEVVGKSTAPIDRKQNDAGESTLGNLVADAQRQTMQTQIALMNPGGIRNDLDAGDITWGELYGIQPFGNQLIKADLTGQDIRDILNQQWQKGTTRMLQISGIQYTWDASKPNGEKVTNIRLTNGEELSPSKTYSVVANAFLASGGDGFVSFKNGKNAETGPNDFEALVDYVKQVKEPIQPTIDGRIQKIN; from the coding sequence ATGTGGAAAAAAATTATTCCCGCTGTCGCAGTTTTAAGCACCATTACTTTTTCAAGTGTATTCGCCGCTCCCCCATCTCAGACTCCAGCCGAACAAAACCGTTACATAGACGTACAAATGCTTGGCATTAATGATTTCCATGGACAACTAGATACTGTTAAAAAAATTAATAATAAAGAAGCCGGTGGCGCTGATTACTTAGCCACTTATTTAAAAGAACGTAAAAAACAAAACCCTAATACACTTCTCGTACATGCTGGCGATATTGTCGGAGCTAGTCCACCAGTTTCAGCATTGTTACAAGACGAACCAACGATTGAATTTTTAAATGACTTAAAATTTGATGTAGGTACAATCGGAAACCATGAATTTGATGAAGGCATCGATGAAATGAAACGACTCATTTACGGTGGTTACCACGAAAAAACAGGGAATTTCAAAGGAGCAAACTTCCCTTATGTCGCTGCAAACTTCTATAACAAATCAACTGGTCGCTTATTCTTACCACCATTTACTGTAAAAATGGTAGATGGTGTTCCTGTAGGATTCATCGGTGTCGTTACAACTGATACACCAAATGTCGTTATGCCTACTATGCTTAAAAATGTACAGATCACTGACGAAGTGGAAGCGATTAATAAATCAACGCAACAATTAAAGCGTCTCGGTGTTAAATCCATCGTCGTCCTTGCACATGTTGGCGGAACGACAGATGAGTCTGGTATAACAAATGGCGACCTTAACCGAATTGCAAATGAAGCTGATCCAGAAGTTGATGTTATTTTCGGTGGGCATAGTCATACGTATGTAAATGGTACTGTTAATAATAAACTTATCGTACAAGCGAACTCTTACGGGATGGCTTTCTCAGACGTAGATGTAACAATTGACCGTAAAACAAAAGATATCGTAAAGAAAAAAGCTGAAGTTGTTACAACATACCATGAAGGTGTCGAACCTGATAAACAAGTAAAACAAAAGTTAGATCAATATAAAGAAAAAATCGCACCTCTTGTAAATGAAGTAGTCGGAAAATCTACAGCACCTATTGACCGTAAACAAAACGATGCTGGTGAATCTACACTTGGAAATTTAGTTGCCGATGCACAGCGCCAAACGATGCAAACTCAAATCGCACTTATGAATCCTGGTGGGATTCGTAATGACTTAGACGCTGGTGATATTACATGGGGCGAATTGTACGGCATTCAACCTTTTGGAAATCAGTTAATTAAAGCAGATTTAACAGGTCAAGATATTCGTGATATTTTAAATCAACAATGGCAAAAAGGAACAACGAGAATGCTGCAAATTTCAGGTATTCAATATACTTGGGATGCAAGCAAACCAAACGGTGAAAAGGTTACGAATATACGCTTAACAAATGGAGAAGAATTATCTCCATCTAAAACGTATAGCGTAGTTGCAAATGCTTTCTTAGCTTCTGGTGGTGATGGATTCGTATCATTTAAAAATGGTAAAAATGCAGAGACTGGTCCAAATGACTTTGAAGCACTAGTCGATTATGTAAAGCAAGTAAAAGAGCCAATTCAACCAACTATTGATGGTAGAATTCAAAAAATAAATTAA
- a CDS encoding aldo/keto reductase, with amino-acid sequence MKKRQLGNSDLFVTEMGLGCMSLGTSETEAMRIIDEAIDLGINFFDTADLYDYGLNEEFVGKALKGKRDQIVLTTKVGNRWTEEKNGWAWDPSKAYIKAEVKESLRRLQTDYIDLYQLHGGTLEDPIDETIEAFEELKKEGIIRHYGISSIRPNVIREYAKRSNIVSVLMEYSLLNRRPEEWFSLLNEHQISVIARGPLAKGILTDNNARKIERVKEKDYLSYSYDELNTTLGSVKEVIGEKSLTGTAIHYCLHNETVAAVIPGASSIQQLQINVHACQQLPVTKEEYIQLQKIVKHDSYALHR; translated from the coding sequence ATGAAAAAACGTCAATTAGGAAACTCAGATTTATTTGTGACAGAAATGGGACTTGGCTGTATGTCTCTCGGCACATCTGAAACAGAAGCTATGCGCATTATCGATGAAGCAATCGATTTAGGAATCAATTTTTTTGACACAGCGGATTTATATGATTATGGATTAAACGAAGAATTTGTTGGAAAAGCATTGAAGGGAAAACGAGACCAAATTGTTCTTACAACAAAGGTTGGAAATCGATGGACAGAAGAAAAAAACGGCTGGGCTTGGGACCCTTCTAAAGCCTACATAAAAGCCGAAGTAAAAGAAAGTTTACGTAGACTTCAAACTGATTATATTGACCTTTATCAACTTCATGGCGGAACGCTGGAAGATCCGATAGATGAAACTATTGAAGCTTTTGAAGAATTGAAAAAAGAAGGTATTATTCGCCATTACGGTATTTCTTCTATACGTCCAAATGTCATCCGTGAGTATGCAAAACGCTCAAATATCGTTAGTGTACTAATGGAATATAGCCTTTTAAATCGTCGTCCAGAAGAATGGTTCTCACTTCTTAATGAACACCAAATTAGTGTCATTGCCCGCGGACCACTTGCGAAAGGGATTTTAACTGACAACAATGCAAGAAAGATAGAAAGAGTAAAAGAAAAGGACTATCTCTCTTATTCTTACGATGAATTAAACACTACACTCGGGAGTGTAAAAGAAGTTATCGGAGAAAAATCTTTAACAGGAACAGCTATTCACTATTGCTTACATAACGAAACTGTTGCAGCTGTTATACCTGGTGCAAGCTCTATTCAACAATTACAGATAAATGTACACGCTTGCCAACAGTTACCTGTAACAAAAGAAGAATATATACAACTTCAAAAAATCGTTAAGCATGATTCATATGCCTTGCACCGTTAA
- a CDS encoding NUDIX domain-containing protein yields the protein MSNLAERTVKTEPIFDGRVIKVRVDDVVLPNGEMSKREIVNHPGAVAIIAITDEGKIVLVEQYRKALEKAIIEIPAGKLEPGEKPEVTAVRELEEETGYVCENMELITSFYTSPGFADEILYVYKATGLTKKENKAALDEDEFVELMEVSLEEAIDLMKDLRIHDAKTMFAVQYLQLQK from the coding sequence ATGAGTAATCTTGCAGAGAGAACGGTAAAAACTGAGCCGATTTTTGATGGTAGAGTTATAAAAGTTCGTGTTGATGATGTAGTATTACCAAATGGAGAAATGAGTAAACGTGAAATCGTAAATCACCCTGGTGCAGTTGCTATTATTGCTATTACTGATGAGGGGAAAATTGTGCTTGTTGAGCAGTACCGTAAAGCGCTTGAGAAGGCGATTATTGAAATTCCTGCTGGGAAATTAGAACCTGGGGAAAAGCCAGAGGTGACAGCAGTTCGTGAATTAGAAGAAGAAACAGGATATGTATGTGAAAATATGGAGCTCATTACTTCTTTCTATACATCTCCAGGATTTGCAGATGAAATTTTATATGTATATAAAGCGACAGGTTTGACAAAAAAAGAAAATAAAGCAGCTTTAGATGAAGATGAGTTTGTGGAATTAATGGAAGTATCATTAGAAGAAGCGATTGATCTTATGAAAGACCTTCGTATCCATGATGCGAAGACGATGTTCGCTGTGCAATATTTACAATTACAAAAATAA
- the mciZ gene encoding Z-ring formation inhibitor MciZ: MKVYILPNRITLVGKAWQIRHKLKQYGKEYTTVQEWITANKK, translated from the coding sequence ATGAAAGTTTATATTTTACCAAATCGCATCACGTTAGTCGGCAAAGCATGGCAAATTCGCCATAAACTAAAACAATATGGCAAAGAGTATACAACCGTACAAGAGTGGATTACAGCGAATAAAAAGTAA
- a CDS encoding LacI family DNA-binding transcriptional regulator, which translates to MATIRDVAKLAGVSVATVSRVINEKGYVHDETVKQVKEAIEELRYRPNSAAKPLFKENSTIIALLVENLCNPLNITLLHCIEEIAYKEGYQIIVCNIENKDRYIHMLKQNNVAGVILTKSVFKSLGKIEFPFVVMEEKQPLTNHYESGQRAVSLLKEKACHFLAYFGEGEESEEMEERISGFLDAVWDEGISYREACVQRYTNKQFITLLQTHPYIDGIVASSDKVATELIRAAKFLNIHIPEKLKIIGPNGSIESEWIGPSLPAIENYVEEEAKIAFQQLKGKMKK; encoded by the coding sequence GTGGCAACTATACGTGATGTTGCAAAATTGGCAGGTGTTTCAGTCGCAACCGTTTCACGAGTTATTAATGAAAAAGGATACGTTCATGACGAAACAGTAAAACAAGTAAAGGAAGCAATTGAGGAATTACGTTATAGGCCAAACAGTGCAGCAAAGCCATTATTTAAAGAGAATTCAACAATCATTGCATTACTTGTAGAGAATTTATGTAACCCATTAAACATCACTTTGCTACATTGTATTGAGGAAATAGCATATAAAGAAGGCTATCAAATAATCGTTTGTAATATAGAGAATAAAGATAGATACATACATATGTTGAAGCAAAATAACGTTGCAGGTGTTATTTTGACAAAATCAGTTTTTAAAAGTCTAGGGAAAATCGAATTCCCATTTGTTGTGATGGAGGAAAAACAACCTCTTACAAATCATTATGAAAGTGGACAGAGGGCTGTTTCTTTATTAAAAGAGAAAGCATGTCACTTTCTTGCTTATTTCGGTGAGGGGGAAGAAAGTGAAGAAATGGAAGAGCGTATATCAGGATTTTTAGACGCTGTTTGGGATGAAGGGATCTCTTATCGAGAAGCATGTGTACAAAGGTATACGAATAAACAGTTTATTACATTATTGCAAACTCATCCGTATATAGATGGAATTGTAGCTTCAAGTGATAAGGTTGCTACCGAGTTAATTCGAGCAGCCAAATTTCTAAATATACATATACCAGAAAAATTAAAAATTATTGGACCGAATGGGAGTATCGAGAGTGAATGGATAGGTCCATCACTACCAGCAATTGAAAATTACGTCGAAGAAGAAGCGAAAATAGCTTTTCAACAATTAAAAGGGAAAATGAAAAAGTAA
- a CDS encoding Na+/H+ antiporter family protein: MNAVLVAVAVMLLLSLLRVQVIVAIIIGALTGGLIGGLGISETINTFTTGLGNSAPIALSYAMLGGFAISLSKTGLPDAMIQTALKWIGNEQDTKKQVYSKILILFIILTMACFSQNVIPVHIAFIPILIPALLKVLNELKVDRRLVTCIITFGLITPYMWIPAGFGKIYHDVLQTNAAQSGLTFDVALIPKAMTIPAIGMIIGLCVAVFITYRKPRTYETEQIHTAESEIVPYTKRSITFGLLSITATLTVQLATESMIFGALAGIIVLSISGSLPLKEADAILTSGMRMMSFIGFVMISAAGFGAVLRKTGHVESLVQTSAHFIGNNKPLAAFLMLVIGLLVTMGIGSSFSTIPILTTIFVPLCIQLGFSPMATIAIIGTAGALGDAGSPASDSTLGPTSGLNADGQHHHIWDTCVPTFLHYNIPLLIFGFIAAITL, encoded by the coding sequence ATGAACGCTGTACTCGTCGCAGTAGCAGTCATGCTATTGCTTAGTTTGTTACGTGTCCAAGTCATTGTCGCCATTATTATTGGAGCTCTAACAGGCGGACTTATCGGCGGACTCGGTATTTCAGAAACAATTAACACTTTTACAACTGGTCTTGGAAACAGTGCCCCTATCGCATTAAGCTATGCAATGCTTGGCGGTTTCGCTATTTCTCTTTCTAAAACAGGACTTCCAGATGCCATGATTCAAACCGCATTAAAATGGATTGGCAACGAACAAGACACAAAAAAACAAGTTTATTCTAAAATACTGATTTTATTCATCATTTTAACAATGGCTTGTTTCTCACAAAATGTTATCCCTGTTCATATCGCTTTCATCCCAATCTTAATTCCTGCACTTTTAAAAGTATTAAACGAGCTGAAAGTAGATCGTAGACTTGTCACATGTATTATTACATTCGGGTTAATTACACCTTATATGTGGATCCCTGCAGGATTCGGAAAAATTTATCATGACGTATTGCAAACAAATGCTGCCCAAAGCGGCCTTACATTTGATGTCGCGCTTATCCCAAAAGCGATGACTATTCCAGCAATCGGAATGATTATCGGATTATGTGTAGCGGTATTCATTACGTACCGAAAACCTCGTACATATGAAACAGAACAAATTCATACCGCCGAAAGTGAAATCGTTCCCTATACAAAGCGAAGCATCACTTTCGGATTATTATCTATCACAGCTACATTAACTGTTCAATTAGCAACAGAATCAATGATTTTCGGTGCCTTGGCGGGGATTATTGTCTTATCAATTAGTGGTAGTCTCCCCCTTAAAGAAGCAGATGCAATATTAACAAGTGGAATGCGTATGATGTCCTTTATCGGATTTGTTATGATTTCTGCCGCTGGATTTGGCGCTGTTCTTCGAAAAACAGGACATGTTGAATCACTTGTGCAAACGAGTGCACATTTCATCGGAAATAACAAACCGCTTGCTGCATTTCTTATGCTCGTTATCGGACTTCTCGTTACGATGGGAATTGGTTCATCCTTTTCAACCATCCCTATCTTAACAACAATTTTTGTACCCCTTTGCATTCAGCTTGGATTTAGTCCAATGGCTACAATTGCAATTATCGGTACAGCAGGAGCGCTAGGTGATGCAGGATCTCCAGCATCTGATAGTACACTTGGACCAACATCAGGTTTAAACGCTGACGGTCAACACCATCATATATGGGATACATGTGTACCGACTTTTCTGCATTATAATATACCGTTACTTATATTTGGCTTTATTGCCGCAATTACATTGTAA
- a CDS encoding YqkE family protein: MKKKKQRQVQRQSQMNQPKKESLTLGDQLNDSLMQQLKNKKKELQVREEKKEAAELERKRQEQKEREKNKSFEELLSESNLTWKDFK; encoded by the coding sequence ATGAAGAAAAAGAAACAAAGGCAAGTGCAAAGACAATCTCAAATGAACCAACCGAAGAAAGAATCACTTACATTAGGTGATCAATTAAATGATTCACTTATGCAGCAATTAAAGAATAAGAAGAAAGAGTTGCAAGTGAGAGAAGAGAAAAAAGAGGCAGCAGAACTGGAAAGAAAGCGTCAAGAGCAAAAAGAACGTGAAAAGAATAAATCATTTGAAGAACTGTTAAGTGAAAGTAATCTTACTTGGAAAGACTTTAAATAA
- a CDS encoding ribbon-helix-helix domain-containing protein, with translation MTIGEIIDCLNRRESIAIIAKRLEISPYTLSKKLRWIGYEYDGERKKRIFVGDGEEPRHLQLQEATALQYAKTDYQVLIYEQLQSIYELLRKREEVSAPIMSKSTEKKKRTFSINKEILARLDIISESKGIQKSKLVEEALQQFLQQYDFNNTSHFDN, from the coding sequence GTGACGATTGGAGAAATTATAGATTGTTTAAATAGGCGTGAATCCATCGCTATTATAGCAAAGCGCCTTGAAATAAGTCCGTATACATTATCGAAGAAATTAAGGTGGATTGGATACGAGTATGATGGAGAACGGAAGAAACGTATTTTTGTAGGAGATGGAGAAGAACCACGTCACTTACAACTCCAAGAAGCGACCGCCCTTCAATATGCGAAAACAGATTATCAAGTATTAATTTATGAGCAATTACAAAGCATTTATGAATTATTAAGAAAGAGAGAAGAAGTAAGTGCACCAATTATGAGTAAAAGTACAGAAAAAAAGAAACGTACCTTCTCTATTAATAAAGAAATATTAGCAAGATTAGACATCATATCAGAATCAAAAGGGATTCAAAAATCTAAACTTGTAGAAGAGGCATTACAACAATTTTTACAGCAATATGACTTTAACAACACATCACATTTTGATAATTGA
- a CDS encoding GNAT family N-acetyltransferase: protein MKPLLLDFPTLFQTERLQVRKPFPGDGAEVYEAIQASLEDLVPWMPIDAETEESAEEIVRNAHGQFLLRETLDFHLYDKVSGTFIGAITLKPENWDIPKFSLHFWLHSAYTKQGYMTEAVKGAIQFAFDKLGARRIEIRTDATNANACNLAERLEFILEGTMENDFLAPDGSLRDARVYAKIN from the coding sequence TTGAAACCATTATTATTAGATTTTCCAACATTATTTCAAACTGAACGCTTACAAGTTCGCAAGCCGTTTCCAGGTGATGGTGCAGAAGTATATGAAGCAATCCAAGCTTCTCTAGAAGACTTAGTACCATGGATGCCAATTGACGCTGAAACAGAAGAGAGTGCTGAAGAAATCGTTCGTAACGCTCACGGGCAGTTTTTACTTCGTGAAACACTTGATTTTCACTTATACGATAAAGTATCCGGTACATTCATCGGAGCTATTACGCTCAAGCCTGAAAACTGGGATATTCCAAAGTTTTCACTTCATTTTTGGCTCCATAGTGCTTATACAAAACAAGGCTATATGACTGAAGCTGTTAAAGGTGCCATTCAATTTGCCTTTGATAAGCTAGGTGCTAGAAGGATTGAAATTCGTACTGATGCAACAAATGCCAATGCATGTAACTTAGCAGAACGTTTAGAATTTATTCTAGAAGGTACAATGGAAAATGATTTCCTTGCGCCAGATGGTAGCTTACGTGATGCACGTGTATATGCAAAAATCAATTAA
- a CDS encoding aldo/keto reductase has translation MHIPTTTLHNGVKMPMIGLGVYKAKEGDEVKQAVKTALEVGYRSIDTAAVYENESGVGEAVRESGIPREDIFITTKVWNDDQGYEETLEAFENSLKKLQMDYVDLYLIHWPIRGKYIETYRALEKLYEEGKVRAIGVSNFHKHHLELLLPNCKVKPMVNQVELHPMLTQFELRNFCEGEQIQMEAWSPLMRGGEVFEHPIIQGIANKYEKTPAQVILRWDIQSGIVTIPKSVTPSRIQANFTIFDFSLTEEEMNQINTLNRNLHVGTNPDKYDTL, from the coding sequence GTGCATATTCCAACAACTACACTTCATAATGGCGTGAAAATGCCGATGATTGGTCTAGGCGTCTATAAAGCGAAAGAAGGCGACGAAGTAAAGCAAGCAGTAAAAACAGCGTTAGAAGTTGGATACCGTTCGATTGATACAGCAGCTGTATATGAAAATGAAAGCGGTGTCGGTGAGGCAGTTCGTGAATCAGGAATTCCGAGAGAAGACATATTTATTACAACAAAAGTTTGGAACGACGATCAAGGATACGAGGAGACACTCGAAGCATTTGAAAACAGCTTAAAGAAATTACAGATGGACTATGTAGATTTATATTTAATCCACTGGCCAATTAGAGGGAAGTATATTGAAACGTACCGAGCTTTAGAAAAATTGTATGAAGAAGGTAAAGTACGCGCGATTGGTGTTTCTAATTTTCATAAACATCATTTAGAACTGTTATTACCAAATTGTAAAGTGAAGCCTATGGTAAACCAAGTGGAACTTCACCCCATGTTAACACAATTTGAATTGCGTAATTTCTGTGAAGGCGAGCAAATTCAAATGGAAGCGTGGAGTCCGTTAATGAGGGGCGGCGAAGTATTCGAGCACCCAATTATTCAGGGGATTGCTAACAAATATGAAAAAACACCCGCACAAGTTATATTACGATGGGATATTCAAAGTGGGATAGTAACGATTCCTAAATCTGTGACACCATCTCGTATTCAGGCGAATTTTACTATCTTTGATTTCTCATTAACTGAAGAAGAGATGAATCAAATTAATACGTTAAATCGCAATTTACATGTAGGAACGAATCCGGACAAATATGATACGTTATAA
- a CDS encoding GrpB family protein, whose translation MRKIVVVPYENHWIEKFQMEAERLKSVLPETVEIHHIGSTSVPGLAAKPIIDMIMEVESIDRVDRWNERFKELGYIVKGENGISRRRYFIHGTEEKRSYHLHVFEKGNPEIVRHLAFRDYMMAHCEEAKAYAVLKRELAEKYTYDGTLYTEGKNEFVRNIDEKAKEWRKGNVNN comes from the coding sequence ATGAGAAAAATTGTAGTCGTACCATATGAAAATCATTGGATTGAAAAATTTCAAATGGAAGCCGAAAGATTGAAGTCTGTGCTGCCAGAAACAGTGGAGATTCATCATATTGGCAGTACATCAGTGCCAGGACTAGCAGCTAAACCTATTATCGATATGATTATGGAGGTAGAAAGTATCGATCGTGTAGATCGTTGGAATGAAAGATTTAAAGAGCTTGGTTACATCGTAAAAGGAGAAAATGGTATTTCAAGACGCCGTTATTTTATTCATGGAACGGAGGAAAAACGCTCGTATCACTTACACGTGTTTGAAAAAGGAAATCCTGAGATAGTAAGGCATTTAGCGTTTCGTGATTATATGATGGCGCATTGTGAAGAAGCAAAGGCGTATGCAGTTTTAAAGAGAGAATTAGCCGAAAAATATACATATGATGGCACGTTATATACGGAAGGGAAAAACGAGTTTGTACGTAATATTGATGAAAAAGCAAAAGAATGGAGAAAAGGAAACGTAAATAATTGA
- the spoIIM gene encoding stage II sporulation protein M, translated as MWRKTWQNRVMSHIQENSSLYIFNAVLLLMGVIFGAILVNSLQMNQKQDLSFYLQRFFGQVSKGEFAIAGEMFRESYFSQLKYIGFIWILGISIIGLPLIFILLFVKGVVVGFTVGFLVSQHGWNGLLLAFVSVLPQNLIIIPVFLVMTTIAASFSLRMIRHQFIRKITEPLLPLLIRYTCFFLVIGVVLALASSVEAYASPVLMKEVVEAINKK; from the coding sequence ATGTGGCGAAAAACTTGGCAAAACCGCGTAATGTCTCACATACAGGAAAACTCTTCATTATATATATTTAATGCTGTTTTATTATTGATGGGAGTAATATTTGGAGCTATTCTTGTGAATAGTTTACAAATGAATCAAAAGCAAGATTTATCATTTTATTTACAACGTTTTTTTGGACAAGTTTCTAAAGGAGAATTTGCTATTGCAGGCGAAATGTTTCGAGAAAGTTACTTTTCGCAATTAAAATATATCGGCTTTATTTGGATTTTAGGGATTTCAATTATTGGGTTGCCCCTCATTTTTATTTTATTATTTGTAAAAGGAGTAGTTGTTGGATTTACAGTAGGTTTTTTAGTAAGTCAGCACGGATGGAATGGATTATTATTAGCATTTGTATCTGTATTGCCGCAAAATTTAATTATCATTCCAGTCTTTCTCGTTATGACAACAATTGCTGCAAGCTTTTCCTTACGTATGATTAGGCATCAGTTTATTAGGAAAATAACCGAGCCACTATTACCATTATTAATTCGTTATACATGCTTCTTTCTAGTGATCGGAGTGGTGTTAGCTCTTGCTTCTAGCGTTGAAGCATATGCATCACCAGTTTTAATGAAAGAAGTTGTTGAGGCTATTAACAAAAAATAA